The segment ATGCGGGTCATTTGATAAAAAAGACATGACTGGATTCAGGGTGGGGAGGATTCACTTCACCTTCACCCCAATCCCTTAGGTTGAAAAGTGATATTTTGGAATTAGTGTACGTGacgggtcctgggttcgaatctcggtgaaaactgggattttgaatttagggatttttagggcgcccctgagtccacccaattctaatgagtacctgactatagttggggaaaagtaaaggcggttggtcgtagtgctggccactagataccctcgttaaccgtgggctacagaaacagatgaccttaacatcatctgtaccatagagcgcaaggtctgaaaagaaaactttactttttttttaacttgttcaAAGAAAATCTACAATGAACATAAACAATGCGATCAAAATATTTCGCGcaaaaaaagtcaaatgtcCTGCTTCGTATAATTACGCATTTTGTGTAGATATTAGTTTTGATCTAGATTCGGTTTGTGCATGTCCTCGACAGTTACAATCTAGTCTCGTTGCTTCTAATCGGCTACATTGTAGATTTACAATATACTAGTCGACTGGGGGCGTAGCATAcgtcgctattttgcagggccgccCTTAGGCCACTGCTACCTATGCTACTGCAGTGGACCCCGCACCTTCCTAGTACCcgagctaattctaggtgtaaattattatattacaccattttataacttataacagatttcccgcggcctactgtcgatttaccaggagctgctggaaatctcctgaaatgcaaaatatacgaaaaagtcctggaaatctccggcaataattaaaatcttttgaaaactcatacaaatctcctgaaatatatagacacgAATTGTCATTTTGAGTTGTcgttcaatatggaaaacgccaaaaaaaatagaatttttatgttATACTGTACgacttcgctacacacaaggctcgtgAAGTAATTCtgtaaagaatgaatataatacaaagacgaatttattttttaatacaaactcttaattttcacttattatccgttccctacccaaacttggccccgcgaaatccacaatggttaagtccagccTTGCTaattagtgacgggtgaatacagattAGATTACCTGTTCTCCCCTTCCTCTTTTTTTCCGCCTCTTAAGTTACGTGGGATAACGCTAGcctgcttaagtccggccctgctatttgttgacgggtgaatattacttccccccccccttttctcttgtttttttcgccgcttaagttacgtggggtaactctagtccgacttgcagaaataaaagagagtgatctttccatgacttcatCGTGTTGTCTttactgttgagccatgaaaagaattatatatagagttgACGAGCTAATAAGCAAAATGTCACGAGACAATTAGGTGTCGGCCAGGCTAGCCCAGCATTGAACATCgtttacaaaatacaaatttcAAAAGTTATACTTCAACTAAAATAGTTTAGTACGTGCCCTTGCCTGAATTAAAATAGGGAGAAATCAAGGAGCACAAAACCATttcctcttccccccccccccgataaaTTACCCAATCACATTTAAATTAACTTTAGTCTTTATATACAATTAGACaacaaaagtttgaaaaaaaaataaataaaaagtaaataagtatTCTACATTTCAATAATGTTTGCAAAGCTCttctttgttttattgtagAATAATCACAATTTAAAGACATTTGTTTACATGTATTATTATGAAGACTAAATGTACCTATACAAACAAGTTTTAAACACTGTAGTCTACGTCTCCAGTATCTAGAATGTTATACGATGGAGTTcgatcaatcaatcaatcaatcaataacATTGGCCACATTTAGTTCATCTTCCTAATTTTCATTTCAACAGATGTCACCGATTCTGTGTATCCTGTCAATACGTACCAGATGACGTGTTTACCCGTCACGGTCGTATCAAATTGACCATTGAGATTCACTTTGAGACATTTATTGAACCACCAGCCTGATTCGTAGAGTTGAGCACAGAATTGTTCAGGACTATTATCATTGTCTCTGTCTGGTGTACTGAAGCTCATATTGTCGTGAGTCCTAAAGTCATCATCCGCATTTCCTTTGAAAAATTCACCAAGACTCAGCCTATAATTGTCTTTTTCGCTGCCGACTTTAAAGTTTCTGTAGGTAGCGTAATATCTATTTCCTGAGGCGAATAAATCAATTCTTAATTCGAAGTTATTCTAGAATAAAAGAAGAAagttttatacatatatatctaatatataaagtagaatgtgaggcgtatgtatgtatgtatgtccccgtataaaaatcaaaagttttaccgatcttgataaaacttggcagaactGTTCCTTGGGTGCTAACTTAGACCgaagtgtatgtattgtagtcctaaaacaaacttaagactctcaaaaaaagaaaacgttgcccaactctatacaagtattgtatcttataaatctaggccatgtttacatgctGTGTCTAAATGATGAGAACCgagaggtcacgcatgcgcagcagaGATAAAAATCTCCAGATCTAAATTAGCTctcattcaagaaaacattattttgttattttacacatgaaaatacaaatacgtgtctattcatttcattatttgatgcacattaaccttcaaatttgagtttacaaaacattttttacataaaatcgttCGCTCTAAACGTAAATAGCTTTAAACGTCTTGACACACTTTTCCGTAACTTACGGCACCATTACTTGGGCCGCTTAGTGATACGAATGAAATTAACGTCGGAGGTCATAATATCGAGCATTAAACAGGCatattattaaactaataaactacttaCATAATGCTATTTACTTggcaatgtgttttttttttaaagctttaagCCTACAGTTACCGATTTGGCttaattttaagtctttattttcaatttacttttttcctTACGATTTACTTATGCGCAATTTAGCCACGAAGTGATGAATGAAACACGGCTAATGTATCTAGGTCAACACATTAACCTACCTTTAGGTCGACACAAGCTCACATCACAGTGTTTATAGTCCTTACTATAATAGgctaaaagtttttatttattgactagACCACTTATGGCAAATAgaatagattctaaatctagagctacataaattaaactaacaatgtcatataaacaattacattaacgCGTTTTTAGGTctaaatattgttacaaataaccagtgacaggaagaggataacgtgtgaccccggcgagataacacaacagcgggtgttctctggaatgtacatgtataaacagagacaggatgtgacgtttcctcacgtgttgttccagaagatactagcagtgtttgtgcaactttggtggagcgattagggactctatataagccagagagttaatgtggaagtcagtcgtgagtgagccgttacagtcgatacagacgatgtaagacgtgtgcggctctagtggaagagacatgtgtacgactcgatgcaagttaactagggtagagttaactggattGGATTACTGTccttaaagtctatacagcgaactacagtggacttgggcgttacagtcgatacagtcgatgtaagacgtgtgcggctctgattcggtagacttgagtacgatttggttcagctttgggagacctggagcgacactgggaagtgtgtcgttggtcggttctgtggaatacggctcgatgcaagttgagaagagatgaattgcaacgaagtgaagcgatgaattgcaacgaagtatagctaactgtaaactgacagatattgtacagtcttctacgctacatgttacagtgacgaattgttagagttaatagtcattaatgtcatatgaaactgaaagttgagtcgtcaagttctttgcagtgtttttatttgtgtgcctactaatacatttagccagaagattcagaaatacgtaacaatatactaacataaaataattaataagcttattGAACCTTAAATTCAATCTTGAAATGATAGATCAAAAATGTTTAGTGAAAGTAgattattttacttaatttaaacaaatgaatctaAGTTTAATCTAGGTCAAAAACTATAtttgacaatagatctagatctcaatatATGTGCAAGCAAATCTTTTTGTAACAACAATGGAATTCGGTCGATTGGCTATTTTAATAGCACTATTCAAaccatttttacattcacgcatttgctttacttataacattattattttgtttaattgtttctaattattattatatctttcATATAGCGCTACTTCAATGCGTATTGAATGCTCAGAGCATTAAGGTCCATTCACATTTGTTTCCATGCtacctttaggtgctcagtaaacacagttCAACTTGAGTTGGGTCTCCAGCCTCGATCAACCTTCagaggtagccaagccaagttcaagcgtactcagcatcttgaccacgcttcccacaaactATTCTAATGTACTATATCAGTGACACGCATATTAAGACCCGTGGGCCGCGGGAAACATATggttagtatatatatatacggcaAGGTCAGCGCGACGATGACATCAACAAAGAGGTCCTATCGCCAGGACTTCATTAACAAAATGATCTCATTGCTACGACGTCAACAAGAAAGAGGTCCCATCGCTACGACGTCATCAAGAAAGAGGTCCCATCGCTACGACTTCATTAAGAAAGAGGTTCATCGCTACGACGTCATCAAGAAAGAGGTCCCATCGCTACGACGTCATCAAGGAAGAGGTTCATCGCTACGACGTCATCAAGGAAGAGGTCCCATCGCTACGACGTCATCAAGGAAGAGGTCCCATCGCTACGACGTCATCAAGAAAGAGGTTCCATCGCTACGACGTCATCAAGGAAGGGTTCATCGCTACGACGTCATCAAGGAAGAGGTTCATCGCTACGACGTCATTAAGAAAGAGGTATGGTCGCTACGACGTCATCAAGAAAGAGGTTCATCGCTACGACGTCATCAAGGAAGAGGTTCATCGCTACGACGTCATCAAGAAAGAAGTCCCATCGCTACGACGTCATCAAGAAAGAAGTCCCATCGCTACGACGTCATCAAGAAAGAGGTCCCATCGCTACGACGTCATCAAGAAAGAGGTCCCATCGCTACGACGTCATTAAGAAAGAGGTTCATCGCTACGACGTCATCAAGGAAGAGGTTCATCGCTACGACGTCATCAAGAAAGAAGTCCCATCGCTACGACGTCATCAAGAAAGAAGTCCCATCGCTACGACGTCATCAAGAAAGAGGTCCCATCGCTACGACGTCATCAAGAAAGAGGTCCCATCGCTACGACGTCATTAAGAAAGAGGTTCATCGCTACGACGTCATCAAGGAAGAGGTTCATCGCTACGACGTCATCAAGAAAGAGGTCCCATCGCTACGACGTCATCAAGAAAGAGGTCCCATCGCTACGACGTCATCAAGAAAGAGGTCTCATCGCTACGACGTCATCAAGAAAGAGGTTCATCGCTACGACGTCATTAAGAAAGAGGTTCATCGCTACGACGTCATCAAGGAAGAGGTTCATCGCTACGACGTCATCAAGAAAGAGGTCACATCGCTACGACGTCATCAAGAAAGAGGTCCCATCGCTACGACGTCATTAAGAAAGAGGTTCATCGCTACGACGTCATCAAGAAAGAGGTACAGTCGCTACGACGCCATTAAGAAAGAGGTCCCATCGCTACGACGTCATTAAGAAAGAGGTTCATCGCTACGACGACAACGAGAGCTTTCAGCGCTATGATGACAACAACAAAGAGCTCCCAGCGCTATGACGACAACAACAGAGAGCTCCCAGCGCTATGACGACAACAACAAAGAGCTCCCAGCGCTATGACGACAACAACAAAGAGCTCCCAGCGCAACGACGGCATGAACAAAGAGGTCTCAGCTCTACACCATCAACAAAGTCATAACAAgctaaaaaacacacacacacacacaaacagaatgGTTTAAATGAGGATTTCTTTTTTACCATAGATGTGATCTGGTGAATCATCTCATTACCCAGCCAATAGTCCGTACAAGTTGTGCCAAATCCGTTCTTATATTCAGTCCAGTTTCTATTGAAGCTAGTGTCTCTATGAAGACGACTCTGTCAAAAATTATGTTCTTATTTTATATCGTATACTCTAATAccagcaattcttgtatgtgtgtatgcatgcatttatgtatatatgtatgtatgactTTTATGCATGTGtgttatgtaggcctatacctGTATGTTTCCGGCAAAGTATACCATGTGGGCTCATGtggcattctatagaataccTAAGCATACCTAAAAACTTCAGGAAAAGTAcgaaatgaattattttttcctATATTGCATAGACATTGTCTAGAGTGCGTAGGCGATGTGTAAAATGGTGATTAAATTAGttcattaataatataaatttctcggaataatatttctattcgcCGGTAATCTAAATAATTTAGTCCTGTTCTTTGAAGTGTAGAATTTGTTTAAACACGAATGTCAAAGTGTTTGTGCAACTGCATTGTACTTGGTAAAAATTCTCTACCAAAGATGTTTCACATTGTGGTTCATGAAAGGTGAACTTAAATATGTCTAGTATGTAATCAAAGCAGATGCAACTAATAAGAAGGAACAACTTGACGCTATATTGATTTAATAGCTAGCTAATAAAACTGTGTGTCGTAATTTATCATATTAATAAACACTTCAATGCTACTCCTTTTTATTCTGAATTATtgacacattgaaaaaaaatgcagttgcagactttttattttgtttttgttcgaATGATAAACAGTTCTAAAAAGTCACTCTTGactagtaattaattttatagCATATGCTATACTATCACCCTTCATTAAATAGTGTTTAAGTCTAGTTTTGAACCTTCAGTATGTcttcttatcttgtcttatataatacagacgttacttcaaaaaaagaagatgattacgtcctacgcgtcatgcatattaaccaatgtcataaattctgccaggtcactggttttcctggctagcccaggcaacccattccacgctctaatagcactagggaagaaggagtatttgtacaaatttgtcctatcatatgggatgaggaatgtctGGTTTTTACTCTGTTATAagtctttttctctttcattgtcCTCCTAAGGGTTTGAAGGTTTCTGGTAGGCCTCTCAACATAAGAGAATTTAGAAGTAGAAAgagaccaaaaaaaagtttggaaatacAGTAAAAAGGAGTACAAACAGAACATGTGACAGacgaatcatttttttttttatttagcggCAGATATTTTTATTAcccttttattatataattaagaCAACTAATTGAAACGTTATTATATGGATTTTATATTTGCATTTAAGAAGAAAACAACGAACGTAATTTAAGATAAGCTCAACTTTTTAGAGTTTTATGAAGTACCAGTACTTTTGCTTTTGCCATggaaatttacaaaataaaacgaTTCGACTCCAAGAACGGCTTGCTTGACTAGAAAAGCCTTTGTCAGAGGcttcctattaaaaaaaaacacaatctgCAATGACCTTAAAAGCATAACGGCTACTGTTCGAATTTTTAGTTTGTTAGATTTTACCAATTTTCGTCATTACAAATTTTTTTCCAAGAGGAGTTCTAGGAATTATTTGATCTTACACTTTggtaatgaaataataaactagCTAGGCTGAGTCACCAGATTCCTATGTGACATACAAATAGCAATTTTATTTCAGTTCTATTATTTTACATGTGTATCTGTCTCCCGTTGTCGCCCTACTTCGCATAATGAATATAGTCAAttattctagttttaaaaatggtttacaaTTTGAAGAACTACTCGAACATTAAACATTTTCCTTACTTGATGACTCATTATtctaaaatgttaaatatttagAATTTTACATATTTCTGCCTTAAACACTACAAACATTGTTACCTGTATAATTATCCATCTTCCGCCGTCGGTTTTAGCGTCACAAAGGAACGGAACATAGGACCTCACGAAGGCAGCATTGTTAGCAATATTCATTCTTTGAGTGCAAAATCTCTGAAATAGAAACCAAATATTTGGATGTTGGAGATCTTCGTATATATGATGTACTAGCATTACCATTACTAGCCGGCTACGCCCCTGGTTTTGTTCTCAGGTAATATATTATTGTGCGATAGACCGCTCCATTTTtcccattacttttttttttaaattattattatagcttttatatagcgctactttcatgcttatagcatgctcagagcgcttttggtccaatttcttttgtggaccagtggggcgggaggggggtatctaggatttggttttccgtgctgcctttaggcgctcagtaaacacaactcgaacctcgagcccccttctagatagccaagccaagcgcacttggcctctcgaccacgcttcccgttacatataacaacaataataaaaaggcCCACAAGTAATCTCCTCCCCAAGCATGTTTAGGCCAATGAATTCTAGTattttcactttcacctatcgaTGAGTCTATTGAaccgttggggtaccacacaggatctgttgaCCGCCTGTCTCCTTTCCTCTCTGTCAAGATAGATTGCATGTCCTCTTCCAGTAGCGTGCTTGGTAAATTGCACGCTTGGCAAACCGTCAGCGGTTTAATTATTTGAATTGTTCTCTTTCAAGATGCAATTAGCATATTCTATTTACATTCTCTATATTTCCTCTATTTATACTATCTATATCCTGATTGGTATTTTCTAATGAGTCTTGTATTTGAGTCAACATACTCTGTATACCCTAATTGGCCCTTTCAACTGAGCCTTGTGTTTGACTATAACGAGGCTTTCCATGAATTATCTTAACATCCTTCCACAAAGCGCAGGTTGTAGATGTCcgcggcgttccagtaccacctcatcgtggtcgccgcgtgaacactccgctctctgggagtggccaagggtactggttgcttgccgctgatgaatgagcagccggcaagtgtaaaaggaactcaaaggggttatgtccagccccccccctgTGGGGCCCCGGGGCAACGGTTAGTAAGAGACCACGGGttctccgaaaagcggatagcgctggacaccaactcgagggttggtcgggttctcctggggctcggctgattcgcgggtctctctttgggcaaagactggactgactggcgcggccttagcgggctgcgtcgggcggaccggttggcgtccacgagctaggctctatctagCCCGTTCCCTGGCGCGCTAGTGGAGGAATCCGCCGCGACCAATGGCGACTCTGACACTGGGAATATCGAGAAACGCGCGCCACCCCACTCCTGCCCTGCAGGAAACTTATATGCCAATCTGTGGCGGTGATTGCTTGGGCAGGTCTCTGCCTTGCCCTTAGTGGCGACATAAGTATAGGCCATGCACGCTGCTGCATTAGAGCAGTAACTAAGGCCGCCAACGGCCTTAACCATACAACCATGATTGACACAGACACAGTAAAAAGCGGGCACGAGCAGACCCGAACAGGCTCCGTGCGCCGGGTAGTGGGCGTCAGGCCTGGACACGAAAAGTCAGCTACTAGTCGCCCCGCGACCTCGATGAGGGGGAATTTGTCAGGTCGTGAAAagtcagctaaaattcctccacCTAAGTCCTCTTCTCAACGAACACTGCATTCGTACCTCCTTCGGAGGTCCGATTCGAATAAGGTTGATGGAAGTCTGCCACAACCTCCTGCGGACCTAGATACACCGCAGGCAAATATGACTGGAAGCGAAATAGTGACGGGAGCCTCCGGCCCCCAAACAACCCAAATTGACACTAGTGGGATCCAACCCACTCCAGGGACTAAGCCCATAAACACTAGGTCCCTCCTGATCTTACAAATTAACATCtgcggggtcatcccaaaggtgTTAGAGCTCTCAAAACTCCTCCACGAGAGGGCAATAGACGTGGCTTTACTACAAGAGACACTAACTGGCAAACGTAATGCCAGTATCACCGGTTATACTGCATTTAAGTGCAAATGCACAGATTGCCGGGGGCTCATCACTTATGTACGCAACAATCTGGTTGCTACACAAGTCCCCGGTCCACGAGTGCATGGGCGTACCGACGCCATCACCCTCGAGATACATAAATTAGGGCGCAAACTCACGGTAACTAATCTGTATAACCCCCCCAAGCACGAAATTAGTCTCGAATATGACGGTACCAATATCAATTCTCACAACGTCATCGCAGGAGACTTTAATGCTAAGTCTCAGCAGTGGGGCTATGATTCAACCGACTCATCGGGACATAAAATTCATGAACTTCTAAATAACTCTAATTTGTTCTGTCTGCAAAATAAACATACTCCCCCAACTCTATACCATACCGGAAAGGGCAGCCAATCTAGACCAGACCTTACTCTAATCACAGCTAATCTAGAATCACATACTCAGTTTCAAGTCCTAGATGACATTGGAAGTGACCATAGACCCATACTAGTCACAATTGCCCTCTCAGAGGCCAGTGGTGTAACCCCAAAAGCCCCGCGTAGATGGAGTTACACCAAGGCGAACTGGCCAGCCTATGAGGCAGCAGTCAACACTGCCCTTATGAATATTGCTGTGGAGGATAGGGACGTTGACATCATATACGGCGAATTAACAGCAGCTAT is part of the Biomphalaria glabrata chromosome 10, xgBioGlab47.1, whole genome shotgun sequence genome and harbors:
- the LOC129928855 gene encoding ficolin-1-like; amino-acid sequence: MTLHVNAAVFGLLLFAITIQVSYAEDACPPPERFCTQRMNIANNAAFVRSYVPFLCDAKTDGGRWIIIQSRLHRDTSFNRNWTEYKNGFGTTCTDYWLGNEMIHQITSMNNFELRIDLFASGNRYYATYRNFKVGSEKDNYRLSLGEFFKGNADDDFRTHDNMSFSTPDRDNDNSPEQFCAQLYESGWWFNKCLKVNLNGQFDTTVTGKHVIWYVLTGYTESVTSVEMKIRKMN